The Desmonostoc muscorum LEGE 12446 genome includes a region encoding these proteins:
- the smc gene encoding chromosome segregation protein SMC: MVHIKRVELTNFKSFGGTTSVPLLPGCTVISGPNGSGKSNILDALLFCLGLASSKGMRADRLPDLVNNTQTAKGRAAIEASVTVTFDLSDEVSRRGAEAQREEEEEAGEAGEEGEENLKSKIQNLKSPEWSVTRKLRVTHQGSYTSNYFINGVSCTLTELHEQLNNLRVYPEGYNVVLQGDVTSIISMNARERREIIDELAGVAAFDRKINQAKSTLDEVKEKEDSCRIIETELTAQRDRLSQDRAKAEKYQKLRTEFLAKQSWEAVLSWRSLQAHQEKLVGEIQNGDRNSTELNTELTTLNSEIVQKTAELEELNAHVKALGEEELLAVQSTLATQEAERKQLLRQQTELQTTSQETAKRLAQTQQEIQQHHHTLQQIAETQLVETRFIASSQHQRNEAQQALETSRQAAAEIASASEAWVQQQTAYNRQIETLLQTLEPQRTEQAQLRERNNQLQQLIQEQTQLIERDEPELAAKQAECSRVETEFNASSEPIQNLAQNLSATEQELQIQQETQKRLLFEQREKQRQLDKLEAQAQAQQEVQGTQASKVILQSGMPGVCGLVVQLGRVEPRYQLALEISAGGRLGHIVVEDDSIAAAGIELLKQKRAGRATFLPLNKISAPKFTQDATLRFASGFVNYAVNLVDCDRRYKDVFSYVFGNTVVFATLEQARKNLGLYRIVTLDGELLETSGAMTGGSNTQRSALRFGTGEAAESDEVIGLKNRLVDIERVLERCTEAIATLSTKTKQLTQELTETRQARREQQLQLEQLHKDIKNLITQLEGTRSQLVQNTEKLATAQSRLSILERELPGQETQLQQLRHALAELEASQTPSEWQQIQVTIKIQEQQLQQRETALREAEQKLKNLENQQQRLQEKTQEAETRITEYETQQTSCRDAIHRVLSQITTLDNQITQTRLSLNQMEQKLGEQKQKRDTTEQQVRSQLLRQQQLEWEIQKLQETQEKRREELVALQSQLRDVGAELPNPLPEVPDKVDLEELQKELRSLAKRLQAMEPVNMLALEEYERTQNRLQELTQKLETLEGERTELLLRIENFTTLRQLAFKEAFDAVNENFQSIFAVLSDGDGYLQLENPEDPFSSGLNLVAHPKGKPVQRLASMSGGEKSLTALSFIFALQRYRPSPFYAFDEVDMFLDGANVERLARMIKQQSQQAQFIVVSLRRPMIESAERTIGVTQARGAYTQVLGIKLQSSNTSA, encoded by the coding sequence ATGGTGCATATCAAGCGCGTGGAACTTACCAACTTCAAATCCTTCGGCGGTACTACCTCAGTCCCTTTGCTGCCGGGGTGTACTGTCATATCTGGGCCAAATGGTTCGGGTAAATCAAATATTCTCGATGCGCTGCTGTTTTGTTTGGGACTCGCTAGTTCTAAGGGAATGCGAGCCGATCGCTTGCCGGATTTGGTGAATAATACTCAAACGGCTAAGGGACGGGCTGCGATTGAGGCTAGTGTGACGGTGACGTTTGATTTGTCGGATGAGGTGTCACGCAGAGGCGCAGAGGCGCAGAGGGAGGAAGAGGAGGAAGCAGGGGAAGCAGGGGAAGAGGGGGAAGAAAATCTAAAATCCAAAATCCAAAATCTAAAATCGCCAGAGTGGAGTGTCACTAGGAAGTTGCGGGTGACTCATCAGGGGAGTTATACGTCGAATTACTTTATCAATGGTGTAAGTTGTACGCTGACGGAGTTGCATGAGCAATTAAATAATCTGCGGGTTTATCCTGAAGGGTACAACGTGGTGTTGCAGGGGGATGTCACCAGTATTATTTCCATGAATGCGCGGGAGAGGCGGGAAATTATTGATGAGTTGGCTGGGGTGGCGGCGTTCGATCGCAAGATTAATCAAGCGAAGTCTACTTTGGATGAGGTGAAGGAGAAGGAAGATAGCTGTCGGATTATTGAGACGGAATTAACTGCACAACGCGATCGCCTTTCTCAAGATCGTGCTAAGGCTGAGAAGTATCAAAAACTCCGCACGGAATTTCTCGCCAAGCAATCTTGGGAAGCTGTTTTATCATGGCGTTCCCTGCAAGCACACCAAGAAAAGTTGGTTGGTGAAATTCAAAATGGCGATCGCAATTCTACTGAACTCAATACCGAACTCACAACTTTAAATTCGGAAATCGTCCAAAAAACTGCTGAACTTGAAGAACTCAACGCCCATGTCAAGGCTTTGGGAGAAGAGGAACTTTTGGCGGTACAATCTACCCTCGCTACCCAAGAGGCGGAACGCAAACAATTATTGCGTCAACAAACAGAATTACAAACAACTTCCCAAGAAACTGCCAAGCGTCTAGCCCAAACTCAGCAAGAAATTCAACAACACCACCATACCCTCCAACAAATTGCCGAAACCCAACTTGTAGAGACGCGATTCATCGCGTCTTCCCAACACCAAAGAAATGAAGCCCAACAAGCTTTAGAAACCTCCCGCCAAGCCGCCGCCGAAATCGCCTCAGCTTCAGAAGCGTGGGTGCAGCAACAAACGGCGTATAACCGTCAAATTGAAACTTTGCTGCAAACTCTCGAACCCCAACGCACCGAACAAGCACAACTCAGGGAACGCAATAACCAGTTACAGCAACTCATCCAAGAACAAACTCAACTAATTGAACGCGATGAACCCGAATTAGCTGCAAAACAAGCTGAATGTAGTCGAGTTGAAACGGAATTTAATGCTTCTAGCGAACCCATCCAAAATTTAGCTCAAAATCTCTCCGCCACAGAACAAGAATTGCAAATTCAGCAAGAAACCCAAAAACGGTTACTTTTTGAACAACGAGAAAAACAACGCCAGTTAGATAAATTAGAAGCCCAGGCGCAAGCACAACAAGAAGTCCAAGGCACCCAAGCCAGTAAGGTGATTTTACAATCAGGAATGCCCGGTGTTTGCGGCTTAGTTGTCCAATTAGGACGAGTAGAACCCCGGTATCAGCTAGCTTTGGAAATCTCCGCTGGTGGACGCTTAGGACATATTGTGGTGGAAGATGACAGCATTGCCGCAGCGGGTATTGAATTGCTCAAACAAAAACGTGCTGGGAGGGCGACTTTTTTACCGCTAAATAAAATTTCTGCACCGAAATTTACTCAAGATGCAACCCTGCGTTTTGCTAGCGGCTTCGTAAACTATGCTGTAAATTTAGTTGATTGCGATCGCCGTTACAAAGATGTCTTCAGCTACGTCTTCGGTAACACGGTGGTGTTTGCAACTCTGGAACAGGCGCGGAAAAATTTAGGACTCTACCGCATCGTTACCTTAGACGGGGAATTATTGGAAACCAGCGGTGCAATGACTGGTGGAAGCAACACTCAACGTTCGGCGTTGCGTTTTGGTACCGGTGAAGCAGCGGAATCTGATGAAGTTATTGGTTTAAAAAATCGTTTGGTGGACATTGAACGAGTTTTAGAGCGTTGTACAGAAGCGATCGCCACTTTGTCAACCAAAACCAAACAATTGACGCAAGAATTAACAGAAACCCGACAGGCGCGGCGGGAACAGCAGTTGCAATTGGAACAGTTGCACAAAGATATTAAAAATTTAATAACGCAATTAGAGGGGACGCGATCGCAATTAGTCCAAAACACCGAAAAATTAGCCACAGCCCAATCTCGGTTATCAATTTTAGAGCGGGAATTACCGGGACAAGAAACTCAACTGCAACAATTGCGACATGCCTTAGCAGAATTAGAAGCCTCCCAAACTCCGAGTGAATGGCAACAAATCCAGGTAACCATTAAAATTCAAGAGCAACAATTACAACAACGCGAGACAGCCTTAAGAGAAGCCGAACAAAAATTAAAAAATTTAGAAAATCAACAACAACGCCTCCAAGAAAAAACCCAAGAAGCCGAAACCCGAATCACCGAATACGAAACCCAACAAACCTCTTGTAGAGACGCGATTCATCGCGTCTTGAGCCAAATCACAACGTTAGACAACCAAATCACCCAAACCCGCCTCTCCTTGAATCAAATGGAGCAAAAACTGGGTGAACAAAAACAAAAACGCGACACCACAGAACAGCAAGTGCGATCGCAACTTTTGCGCCAACAACAATTAGAATGGGAAATCCAAAAACTCCAAGAAACCCAAGAAAAGCGGCGGGAAGAACTAGTTGCACTGCAAAGCCAGTTGCGTGATGTGGGAGCAGAATTACCGAATCCCCTGCCGGAAGTTCCAGATAAGGTAGACTTAGAAGAATTGCAGAAAGAATTGCGATCGCTCGCCAAACGCTTGCAGGCAATGGAACCTGTCAACATGCTGGCGTTGGAAGAATACGAACGCACCCAAAACCGCCTCCAAGAACTAACGCAAAAATTAGAAACACTAGAAGGGGAACGCACCGAATTACTTTTGCGGATTGAGAACTTTACCACATTGCGGCAACTCGCCTTTAAAGAAGCTTTCGATGCCGTCAATGAAAACTTCCAATCAATCTTCGCCGTCCTTTCCGATGGTGACGGTTACCTACAACTGGAAAATCCCGAAGATCCATTTAGCAGCGGCCTGAATTTAGTTGCCCATCCCAAAGGTAAACCAGTACAGCGCCTAGCTTCCATGTCTGGTGGAGAAAAATCACTTACAGCCTTGAGCTTTATCTTTGCCCTGCAACGCTACCGCCCATCGCCATTTTACGCCTTTGACGAAGTAGATATGTTCTTGGATGGGGCAAACGTAGAGCGATTAGCTAGAATGATTAAACAACAGTCACAACAAGCGCAATTTATAGTTGTTAGTTTGCGTCGTCCGATGATAGAATCAGCCGAACGCACAATTGGTGTTACTCAAGCACGAGGAGCTTACACTCAAGTTTTGGGGATTAAATTACAATCATCCAATACATCTGCTTGA
- a CDS encoding sodium:solute symporter family protein — MSVEIWTIVIVGLSFVAYVYIGWQSRVENTKDFFIAGQGIPSIANGAATAADWMSAASFISMAGLISFLGYDGSIFLMGWTGGYVLLALLLAPYLRKFGKYTVPDFVGDRYYSNIARLVAVVAAIFISLTYVAGQMRGVGIVFSRFLQVDINTGVIIGMVIVGFFSVLGGMKGITWTQVAQYGVLIVAYLIPAIAIAWFLTGNPIPQLAFTFSNVADKLNQIQLDLGFKQYTEPFVNKSMIDVLFTTIALMVGTAGLPHIIVRFYTVPSVRAARFSAGWALLFIAILYTTAPALSMFARYNLIDSLHNKTVTEVQQLDWATKWEKTKLLSFEDKNKDGRFQLTPKKDTNEINIDRDIIVLSTPEVANLPPWVIGLVAAGGLAAALSTASGLLLVISSSIAHDIYYRIVDSTASEQKRVFVGRIMVGFSLVLAGYFGVNPPGFVSEVVAFAFGLAAASFFPVIFLGIFDKRTNSEGAIAGMLTGLIFTIIYIVGVKFGGVQPWFFGVSPEGIGTLGMIINFIVTLVVSRLTPPPPAEIQALVEDLRTPIIEE, encoded by the coding sequence GTGTCAGTTGAAATTTGGACTATTGTTATAGTTGGACTTTCGTTTGTCGCCTACGTTTATATTGGTTGGCAATCACGAGTCGAAAATACTAAAGATTTCTTCATAGCAGGTCAGGGGATACCCTCAATTGCTAATGGTGCGGCCACCGCCGCTGATTGGATGTCCGCAGCTTCGTTTATTTCAATGGCGGGGCTGATTTCTTTTTTGGGCTACGACGGTTCTATTTTTTTAATGGGGTGGACTGGTGGCTATGTATTGCTGGCATTATTGCTGGCTCCCTACCTGCGGAAATTTGGTAAGTATACAGTGCCAGATTTCGTAGGCGATCGCTACTACTCTAATATCGCTCGTTTGGTGGCTGTAGTTGCAGCTATTTTCATTTCTCTCACCTACGTTGCTGGACAAATGCGGGGCGTAGGCATTGTTTTTAGCCGCTTCCTCCAAGTAGATATTAATACAGGCGTAATCATCGGTATGGTGATTGTCGGCTTTTTCTCAGTGTTGGGCGGCATGAAAGGCATCACCTGGACACAAGTAGCACAGTACGGTGTATTGATTGTCGCTTACTTAATTCCAGCGATCGCCATTGCTTGGTTTCTCACAGGTAATCCCATTCCCCAACTAGCATTTACTTTCAGTAATGTTGCTGACAAACTCAATCAAATCCAGCTTGACCTGGGATTTAAGCAGTATACTGAGCCATTTGTCAACAAGTCCATGATAGATGTGCTGTTTACCACTATCGCCTTGATGGTAGGTACAGCTGGTTTGCCTCATATTATAGTGCGGTTCTATACAGTACCGAGTGTACGTGCAGCCCGTTTTTCCGCTGGTTGGGCACTGTTATTTATTGCCATTCTTTATACAACCGCTCCCGCCCTCTCCATGTTTGCCCGCTATAACCTGATTGATTCCCTGCACAATAAAACCGTTACAGAAGTGCAGCAGCTAGACTGGGCGACGAAGTGGGAAAAAACGAAATTGCTAAGCTTTGAAGACAAAAATAAAGATGGGCGTTTCCAGTTGACTCCCAAGAAAGACACCAATGAAATTAACATTGACCGAGACATCATTGTGCTTTCCACCCCAGAAGTCGCTAACCTTCCTCCTTGGGTAATTGGTTTAGTCGCAGCTGGTGGGTTGGCTGCTGCGTTGTCCACAGCATCGGGTTTATTACTGGTAATTTCCAGTTCCATCGCCCATGATATCTACTACCGCATAGTAGATTCCACAGCCTCAGAACAAAAACGGGTGTTTGTTGGACGCATCATGGTGGGTTTTTCCCTGGTTCTCGCCGGATATTTTGGGGTGAATCCGCCGGGATTTGTGAGTGAGGTAGTAGCCTTTGCCTTTGGTTTAGCTGCTGCTAGCTTCTTTCCAGTGATATTCCTGGGGATTTTCGACAAACGCACCAATTCAGAAGGTGCGATCGCTGGGATGTTGACGGGATTAATTTTTACCATCATTTACATTGTCGGCGTCAAATTTGGCGGCGTACAACCCTGGTTTTTTGGTGTTTCCCCAGAAGGAATCGGTACTTTGGGCATGATTATCAACTTCATAGTTACCCTCGTGGTTTCTCGCCTAACACCACCACCGCCAGCAGAAATTCAAGCCCTAGTAGAAGATCTGCGTACACCGATTATTGAAGAATAG
- a CDS encoding ribonuclease D, with protein MPYLTSAREIRPIVAEYTHAKTLWIDTEVADYKSRNPRLSLIQVLDDPYDMSGDRVYLLDVLDQPDIIAEFIEEIMLNSTIEKVFHNASYDLKLLGNKKAKNITCTLEIAKKIPYYLLPLPNYQLKTLATALCSFNNIDKQEQQSDWGKRPLTEEQIEYAYLDCIYLAQIHSNLLELQTQTNPDPTTEDLRILSARYSQLEQQCKLLNSEFEHLQERIKKAMQAQNISETADYKLSSYERTTIKTMFTELANLAQTQGINLDFPITLTQKLQKDLGQNLEQLSVDIDKSTAWRLSAKTQDTETEND; from the coding sequence ATGCCCTACCTTACTTCCGCCCGCGAAATTCGCCCCATTGTCGCTGAATATACTCATGCTAAAACGCTGTGGATAGATACAGAAGTAGCTGACTATAAAAGCCGTAATCCCAGGCTGTCGCTGATTCAGGTGTTGGATGATCCTTATGATATGAGTGGCGATCGCGTTTATCTTTTAGATGTCCTAGATCAGCCTGATATTATAGCTGAATTTATTGAAGAAATCATGTTAAATTCTACTATTGAAAAAGTTTTTCATAATGCCAGTTACGATCTAAAACTTCTCGGTAATAAAAAAGCCAAAAATATTACTTGCACTTTAGAAATTGCTAAGAAAATTCCCTATTATCTCTTGCCATTACCAAATTATCAACTCAAAACTTTAGCTACTGCACTTTGTAGTTTTAACAATATCGACAAACAAGAACAACAAAGCGATTGGGGAAAACGTCCCCTCACTGAAGAACAAATAGAGTATGCTTACCTAGATTGTATTTATCTGGCTCAAATCCACTCGAATTTGTTAGAATTACAAACTCAAACTAACCCAGACCCCACAACGGAAGATTTAAGAATACTCAGTGCTAGATACTCGCAACTTGAGCAGCAATGTAAGTTATTAAATTCCGAATTTGAGCATTTACAAGAACGGATTAAAAAAGCTATGCAAGCCCAAAATATATCTGAAACTGCTGATTACAAGCTGAGTAGTTATGAGCGTACCACAATCAAAACTATGTTTACAGAACTCGCAAATTTAGCACAAACCCAAGGTATTAATTTAGATTTTCCCATTACACTAACTCAGAAACTTCAAAAGGATTTGGGGCAAAATCTAGAACAATTGTCTGTAGATATTGATAAAAGCACCGCTTGGCGGTTAAGTGCTAAAACTCAAGATACTGAAACGGAGAATGATTAA
- a CDS encoding IS1634 family transposase — MNERIATEVVENTVVILNTKDIEIQNIDHLAIVAGIIDAIGLVETINELIGEEKGEKVSPGHVVKAMIFNGLGFVSKPLYMFPQYFETIACEHLIGPGVKPEYLNDDKLGRVMDKLFIKGLDTTFLKVALNAVRKFKVSLLSSHLDSSSMHVHGEYNTSLPEVIFENQKVGNNQELEELTVKSPKEITITYGYSRDHRPDLKQFIIELICSGDGDIPIFLKLASVNQADSSCFGQIAVEYQKQIEVNSLIVADCALYTESNLKLMSELRWLCRVPLSLKSAQLLISTLPESEFIDSNLPGYKFALKTVTYAGIDQRWLVVQSQDRRFADLRKLSQKITKAESKALLELKKLSSDKFACEADAIKALSKLSKQFKYHQIQESKVTEIISNKKANQVGASYQISATLSKNEDKINTEILSAGRFIIATNVLESSELSEDLMLSEYKAQQSCERGFGFLKDPLFFADSIFLKSPERIESLGMIMGLCLLVYTLAQRQIRAALRESKLTIKNQLGKATDCPTLRWIFQRLQCIHLVEFHNEKHVSNWTPDRDFILNLLPDDCLRYYQLVT, encoded by the coding sequence ATGAATGAGAGAATTGCAACAGAAGTCGTGGAGAATACTGTTGTGATTTTGAATACCAAAGACATTGAAATTCAGAACATAGACCATTTAGCGATAGTAGCAGGAATCATAGATGCGATAGGATTAGTAGAAACAATAAATGAATTAATAGGAGAGGAAAAAGGAGAAAAAGTCAGTCCTGGTCATGTAGTCAAAGCCATGATATTCAACGGCTTAGGATTTGTATCAAAGCCACTATATATGTTTCCCCAATATTTTGAAACAATAGCTTGTGAGCATTTAATAGGACCAGGAGTAAAGCCAGAGTATCTCAATGATGATAAACTGGGGAGAGTCATGGATAAACTATTTATAAAAGGACTAGATACAACATTTTTGAAAGTTGCCTTAAATGCAGTCAGAAAATTTAAAGTATCCCTGTTATCATCACACTTGGATTCATCATCAATGCACGTACATGGTGAATACAATACCAGCTTACCAGAAGTAATATTTGAGAATCAAAAAGTAGGAAACAACCAAGAACTAGAAGAATTAACAGTAAAATCACCAAAAGAAATTACCATCACCTACGGTTATTCCCGTGACCACAGACCAGATTTAAAACAATTTATCATAGAACTAATATGTTCAGGGGATGGAGACATACCAATATTTTTGAAATTAGCATCGGTAAATCAAGCAGATTCATCATGCTTTGGTCAAATAGCAGTTGAGTATCAAAAACAAATAGAAGTTAACAGTCTGATAGTTGCAGATTGCGCTTTATATACAGAATCGAATCTGAAATTGATGTCAGAATTGCGCTGGTTGTGTCGAGTACCTTTAAGTTTAAAATCAGCCCAATTATTGATATCAACATTACCAGAATCGGAATTTATTGACAGTAACTTGCCAGGATACAAATTTGCTTTAAAAACAGTCACTTATGCAGGAATAGACCAAAGATGGTTGGTAGTGCAAAGCCAAGATAGAAGGTTTGCGGATCTGCGTAAGCTCTCACAGAAAATAACTAAAGCAGAATCAAAAGCACTTCTGGAATTGAAAAAATTATCATCAGATAAATTTGCTTGTGAAGCTGATGCTATCAAAGCATTATCAAAACTATCAAAACAATTTAAATATCACCAAATTCAGGAGAGTAAAGTTACGGAAATCATCTCTAATAAAAAAGCTAATCAAGTAGGCGCATCTTACCAAATTTCTGCCACATTATCTAAGAATGAAGATAAAATTAATACAGAAATTCTGAGTGCAGGGCGTTTTATTATTGCCACAAATGTTTTAGAGTCAAGTGAACTTAGTGAGGATTTAATGCTGAGTGAATATAAAGCCCAGCAGTCCTGTGAGAGGGGATTTGGTTTTCTTAAAGACCCATTATTTTTTGCCGATAGTATTTTCCTCAAAAGCCCTGAGAGAATAGAGTCGTTAGGAATGATTATGGGTTTATGTTTGCTGGTCTATACATTGGCTCAACGTCAAATCAGAGCCGCACTCAGAGAGTCTAAATTAACTATTAAAAATCAATTGGGTAAAGCAACTGACTGCCCTACTTTGCGTTGGATATTTCAGCGTTTACAGTGTATTCATTTAGTTGAATTTCACAATGAAAAACACGTCTCTAATTGGACTCCAGATAGGGATTTTATCTTGAATCTCTTACCAGATGATTGCCTCCGTTACTATCAATTAGTCACATAA
- a CDS encoding tetratricopeptide repeat protein — protein sequence MIRRLFRQKLTKVNKVFTIAIFTTLTAISIVSCSRNDNVLVTEVGVSPPTRRSAIRNKAEAFYVQGKNQHVNGDLQAAIASYGKAINENSQYVAAYNGRGLAYFDLGDKEKAIADYNQALRINPNNAEAYNNRGNARASLGNNREAIKDYTEAIRLNPNYAEAYNNRGNARASLGEQNRGLDDFDQAITLNPKYAIAYNNRGNARTANGDPQGAIADYNEAIRLNPNFAPAYNNRGNARAKNGDKEGALKDLEQAANIFQTQGNNDLYQQVTKNIKELGQ from the coding sequence ATGATACGGCGTTTATTTAGGCAAAAACTAACAAAGGTAAATAAAGTATTTACCATAGCTATTTTTACTACATTGACAGCAATTAGTATTGTTTCTTGCAGTAGAAATGACAATGTATTGGTGACAGAAGTCGGAGTTAGTCCCCCTACCCGTCGTTCAGCTATCAGAAATAAAGCTGAGGCATTCTATGTTCAGGGAAAAAATCAGCATGTTAACGGCGATTTGCAAGCGGCGATCGCTTCCTATGGTAAAGCAATTAATGAAAATTCCCAATATGTCGCTGCTTACAACGGCCGGGGGTTAGCTTACTTTGATTTGGGAGACAAGGAAAAAGCGATCGCAGATTATAATCAAGCGCTCCGTATCAATCCTAACAATGCCGAAGCCTACAATAACCGAGGAAATGCCCGCGCCTCACTCGGAAATAACCGAGAAGCAATTAAAGATTACACTGAAGCGATTCGCCTGAATCCCAACTATGCCGAAGCTTACAATAACCGGGGTAATGCCCGCGCCTCATTAGGAGAACAAAACAGGGGGCTAGATGATTTTGACCAAGCCATCACCCTTAACCCCAAATATGCCATCGCCTACAATAACCGGGGAAATGCCCGTACTGCCAATGGAGATCCCCAGGGAGCGATCGCAGATTACAATGAAGCGATTCGCCTCAATCCTAACTTTGCCCCTGCCTACAATAATCGAGGAAATGCCCGCGCCAAAAATGGAGACAAGGAGGGCGCACTTAAGGACTTGGAACAAGCAGCAAACATCTTTCAAACTCAAGGTAACAATGATTTATACCAACAAGTGACGAAAAATATCAAAGAACTTGGGCAGTAG
- a CDS encoding DUF4212 domain-containing protein — protein MDEDQRRSYWRANTALIRNLLIVWALVSLVFSILLVQPLNAIRFFGVPFGFWMAQQGSILTFVALIFIYAFQMDKLDRKYNPSKQNDEYNLRK, from the coding sequence ATGGATGAAGATCAACGCCGTTCTTATTGGCGTGCTAATACTGCTTTAATTCGTAATCTTTTAATTGTCTGGGCATTGGTTTCCCTCGTTTTCAGTATTTTGTTGGTTCAACCTTTGAATGCGATACGGTTTTTTGGCGTACCCTTTGGGTTTTGGATGGCGCAGCAAGGATCAATCCTGACATTTGTGGCATTGATTTTCATTTATGCGTTCCAAATGGACAAGCTAGACCGCAAATATAATCCCAGCAAGCAAAACGACGAATACAATCTCAGGAAGTGA
- a CDS encoding DUF4365 domain-containing protein gives MDINQQKEQFSNAYLQAITSVAGYSLYKPAVDDDSVDWGIAATGIMGRIRAPRLELQLKSTSRDVLNDNAIRYPLKLKNYNDLRMVDFAVPRILIVVLLPDNLGEWVQQSEQELCMRYCSYWLSLRFMPETQNISTVTVTIPRNNQFTVASLESIMQGIGQGVQP, from the coding sequence GTGGACATCAACCAACAGAAAGAACAATTTAGCAACGCATATCTCCAAGCCATCACCAGTGTTGCAGGTTATTCTCTCTACAAGCCAGCCGTAGACGACGATAGCGTAGACTGGGGAATTGCAGCTACAGGTATTATGGGACGCATCCGTGCGCCTCGCTTGGAATTACAGCTAAAATCAACATCAAGGGATGTCCTCAACGATAACGCTATCCGCTACCCTCTCAAATTAAAAAACTACAATGATTTACGAATGGTTGACTTTGCCGTTCCTAGAATCTTAATTGTAGTTTTACTTCCCGATAACTTAGGCGAGTGGGTGCAACAATCAGAACAAGAACTTTGTATGAGGTATTGTAGCTATTGGTTATCGCTGCGATTCATGCCAGAAACACAAAATATATCGACTGTAACTGTCACCATACCAAGAAATAATCAATTTACAGTCGCTTCTCTTGAGTCAATTATGCAAGGTATCGGTCAAGGAGTACAACCATGA
- a CDS encoding BON domain-containing protein: MKKLIPFLVSGILVFGAVGCQDATKTGSETPSTTNEASQAPATPASETNPSVDKILKVPAQPTIVPPLTTDTKVKTDSLKTAGTKAEIDLKTEVSKKLNQGLPGNKLQVENKEAEIILKGTAASVEELKKAETLAKEVQGVKTVKVEAKIEAVKKP, translated from the coding sequence ATGAAAAAACTAATTCCATTTCTAGTTAGTGGCATTCTGGTATTTGGTGCTGTTGGTTGCCAAGACGCTACTAAAACTGGTTCCGAAACTCCTAGCACTACCAATGAAGCGTCTCAAGCACCAGCAACACCGGCTTCCGAAACAAATCCAAGTGTTGATAAAATTCTTAAAGTTCCAGCACAACCAACCATTGTTCCACCACTGACTACAGACACTAAAGTTAAAACCGATTCCCTAAAAACCGCAGGAACAAAAGCTGAAATTGATTTAAAAACTGAAGTTAGTAAAAAGTTGAATCAAGGCTTACCAGGGAATAAGTTACAAGTTGAAAACAAAGAGGCTGAAATTATTCTCAAAGGCACAGCGGCTTCTGTAGAAGAACTCAAAAAAGCTGAAACCTTGGCTAAGGAAGTTCAAGGTGTGAAAACGGTGAAGGTAGAAGCAAAAATTGAAGCTGTAAAAAAGCCATAG